A single region of the Manihot esculenta cultivar AM560-2 chromosome 12, M.esculenta_v8, whole genome shotgun sequence genome encodes:
- the LOC122725274 gene encoding uncharacterized protein LOC122725274, whose amino-acid sequence MAAYDRAGNPREHVLNYKAFMELQTLSDALMYKVFPTTLTGPARAWFNSLEVGSIRSFGDLAIAFISRFIAGVPVDRKTSYLETVRQRGDESLREYVARFNTEALQIPELDEGRVVEALQKGTTSLEFAKGVEDRGKAPEERRSERHEKKQSKKPEPYRQPWDRRDQRPFPPRVPEQKPFPPRILENLTPLNASRAEVLMAVQDKEFLQWPRPMRAEANQRDPNKYCQYHRTHGHDTNNCYQLISEIERLIKRGHLWNFVKKLEGERPQLNPTVERPRRVGAGPVNDGSSGTINMIVEGTGDRMSRRGKKRGRDGESSSAEVMQGLPADGNPYGAIGSGLGPSQRDRRSPSACGGESKADSYSRRSAKDPHSLCDVLSSQTPPKLQRDIGKTCTI is encoded by the exons atggcAGCATACGACAGAGCTGGCAACCCAAGGGAGCACGTCCTCAACTACAAGGctttcatggagttgcagactctatcggatgccttgatgtacAAGGTATTCCCTACGACGCTAACAGGGCCGGCACGGGCGTGGTTTAACAGCCTGGAGGTTGGGAGTATCAGAAGTTTCGGAGACCTGGCCATcgccttcatcagccggttcatagccggaGTGCCAGTAGATAGGAAGACCAGCTACTTGGAAACGGTCAGGCAGAGAGGAGACGAATCGCTGAGGGAGTATGTTGCTCGTTTCAACACGGAGGCCCTACAGATCCCCGAACTAGATGAGGGCCGAGTAGTGGAAGCtttgcagaaggggacgacctcccTCGA ATTCGCCAAGGGGGTGGAAGACAGAGGAAAAGCCCCTGAAGAAAGGAGGTCAgaaaggcatgagaagaagcAGAGCAAGAAACCTGAGCCCTATAGGCAGCCCTGGGACCGAAGAGACCAAAGACCTTTCCCTCCTCGGGTTCCAGAACAAAAGCCATTCCCTCCGCGTATTCTAGAGAACCTGACCCCGCTCAACgcctccagagccgaggtgctcatggcagtaCAGGACAAAGAGTTCCTTCAATGGCCCAGGCCTATGAGAGCAGAAGCAAACCAGCGAGATCCTAacaaatactgtcagtatcatcgtacacacggccatgacaccaacAACTGCTACCAGCTGATCAGTGAGATCGAAAGGCTGATCAAGAGGGGCCACTTATggaactttgtgaagaaactAGAAGGAGAAAGGCCCCAGCTGAACCCTACAGTAGAGAGGCCCCGGAGAGTTGGAGCAGGGCCGGTGAATGATGgctccagtggaaccatcaacatgatcgttGAGGGAACCGGAGAtcggatgagccgaaggggAAAGAAGAGGGGTCGAGATGGGGAAAGCAGCAGCGCCGAAGTCATGCAG ggtcttccagcagatgggaatccctaCGGAGCAATTGGTTCAGGACTGGGCCCcagtcaaagggatcggaggagtccCAGTGCCTGTGGAGGGGAAAGTAAAGCTGACTCTTACTCTAGGAGAAGCGCCAAGGACCCGCACTCATTATGCGATGTTCTTAGTAGCCAAACTCCCCCTAAGCTACAACGCGATATTGGGAAGACCTGCACTATTTGA